The sequence TGTCCTCACCAGCCACGAGTCCAACTCCTGGGGCCCCAGCAGGGGGCCTTCCAGTCTCCCTGCAGAGTACAGACAGGGAGGGGATGCAGGAAGCAACTCAGCCGAGGGCAGGCTGGGGCAGGGCCGGGAGGAGCCAGTAGAATGCCATCCTTTGTGCCCAGTATGAGTCTTACAAAGTCCATGCATACAGCTAATGGACTGCCAGGGGTTCGAACCCCAGCACTACCACTTAGCTCTGTGGCTCTGGGCAAGTCAGTAACTTCTCTAAGCCTTGTCTGTCATCTGAAAATCATGTCCTCTCCCTCACAGGGCTGCTCGCTCTGAGGAATGAAGGAGATAATATTTATGAAAGTGCCTCTTACGGGACGCGGCACACTGGAAGTTCTAAGAAGAGATAAGGCAGAACTCAGCTCGTCGTCCTTGGAGAGTCCCAAATGGGGGACCCCGAGAGAGAGGATGACTCCCAAGGCCACGCAGGTGTAGATGAGAGAACTGGTCTAGTTCTACCCCAGCTGCCCTGACTCAGTGCCAGCCAAGGGCACGGAGACTCCTGGTGGCCCTTGGAGGGGAGGCCAGGCAGGGACTTTGTTCCTCCAGGCCAGTGTCTGGCTTTTGGCAACCCTTCTGGGCAGAGGCTGCGCTCTCTAGTGCCCAGTGCTGGACTTTCACCTCTGCCCATGAAGGCAGCCAGGGGAAGGCCCCAGGCACTGGAACCATGGGGCAAAGGGTCAGATGGAGGCTCACCTCTCTCTGCAGGAGGCTCGGGGCTGTTTCTGGTGTCAGTTTCTCCTCCAACGGCGCCCCTTTGCGCTTCCCCAACCTGCAGAGAAGAGTCACAACGTCCACggaggggagggtggtggtgggagcAGCCAGGGcccagtggggtggggagagggagggaatggGAGTGGGTCTCACCAGCTCAGGCTCCAGCTGCTCCACAGAATCACAGAAAACCTCGGAGTCCTGGTCCCTGGGTGGCTGGGACTCTGAGGAGGAGGGAAGTAGGGCGAGTGGCAGGAGGGAAGCcatggaaggaagggaagggtgTGCACCTGGGCAGGAGCACCTGTTCAGGGGGCCCTCAAGATGCTACCACAAGAAGCACTGATGGGTCCCTGAGAGGACAGGGATCCCAGAACCTGCCTCTGGCCTTTGGGAGCACAGGGGTCTCAGTGTCTGTGGGCATGAGGTGTGACAGGCACAGCGCGGCATCTAGCCTGCTCCCCTCCATGCTGCCTCCCACCTCTGGCCTGGCCCTCTGCCCTTCCCACCCAGACACTGACCTGGGCTTGGGGGTGCTGGTTCCTTGGGGAGGCAGCGGGGCTCTGGGGCGGCCTCAGCATCTCCATTCAGTACCTGCTCTTTCCAACCTGTGGAGACACAGCACCCAGAGGTGGGGCTGGGAAGAGATCAGGCCCCTGCTCCGCTTCCCCATTTAGCCAGGGACTCTGTCTGAGACCCACCCCAACGGGGCACTACCTGGGGTCCCTACAGAGggcctccaggctcccctccAGTTGAGCAGCCCCCTAAGACAGTTCCATCAATCTTTGTGGAGCTCCCAGCCTGGGGGCCTGACCTGTGACCCTTCTCAGGAACGTCTCCGGGGGCCTCGGCATGTCAGGGATCACCTGATAGAGGGGCTTGAAGTAACCAAACACGTCCTCTGCCACCTCACCCAGGGGCACGGTGTCGATCACCTGTGCGGGAGGGGGTCTAATGGGGACAGGCTGGCCCCTCCCACCGCTGCCCTCCTACCCCCTTGAGCTGGGCCAGCCCCGCCCTGATGCTGCCATCATATCCCTCCACCTTCTGCCCAGTCAGGGACCAGAGTCAAGCAGGGGCAGGGGAGCAACATGAAGGTGGAATTCTATAGACGTATCAGCGTGCAGGAGACATAACGGGGGAAGGGGGCGCAGGTCACCTGGCTGAGAGCTTGGGCATAGGGAGGAGCCTGCAGCCTCTCCCTACCTTCTGTGCCACCAGCTTCATCTCGGTAATGTAGGCGGACATGGCCTCCTCCCTGCTCATCTGGCCCAGGctgttccaggcttccctgggggtgggggtggggggcggagggcTGTGAAAGGCTGATTGACAGCTGAGGCTTGTTTGCCCAGCTGATGGGAAGCTCACCATTTGTAACGTCCGATAGGGTCCCAGAACCCAGGCTGGGGGATGAGGCAGGGCCCCATGGTAGCCTGCTTGTAGTAGCTGTAGAACCGCAGCATCTCTTCGTAGGAGGGGCGGTAAGAGCCTGGGCAGGAGTTGAGAAGTGGAGGGGGACAGTATCACTCCCAGCTCCGGGAGGACAGAGGCGGGAGAATCACCCTTGGCGGGGTGGTGAAGGGTCTCCCTTGGTGGGGGCAGAGATGGTGAGGGGTCTCACTCAGGAAAGATAGACAGGGGCAGGTGGCAGAGGGGAACCCCAGGACGACACATGCAGGGGCTTGTCTGCAAAAGCTGCCAGGATCGGAGTCCCCTGGGAGGCAGACCCTGGTCCTCTGGTCCCCAAATGTGGGTCCCCGTGACCTCACCGTCCTTAGGCAGGTTCTGAATGACGCTGACGGCGGCCTGGAACTGTTTCTGACAGTCCGGTTCTGGACTTTCATTTTCGGTACCCATCTCCAGCCCTGGGGCCCTACTTATGGGCGACTCTGCAAGAACGAGGCTGTGGGTGAGCAGTTTCCAGGTTCCTCCAACCCCCTCCCTGGCACACGCCTCTGTAAGCCACtggtccattttccagaggggcAAACTAAGCTCTTTAGAGGCCTGAGTGAGATGCCCCGGGAGGTCAGAAGCTGCGACTGAAGAGGCTCTTTTTCCTACCCCAAGGCAGCGTGGGTGTGACCAGGGTGGCAGAGAGGGCCTCGGTGTGTGGGTCAGGTGGCAAGGGTCGCGGTGTCTCTAGATGCACATCTTCGACTCCTAGACAGGCGAACGGGCAAGCCGAGAGGAGTCAGGGCGGGGCGAGCAGTCTCCCACCCGAGCCTCCCATACCCCGGCTCAGCCTCTCGGCGCCCGGCACTCACCCTCAGGGCCCACTGCCCGGACACCTAGGTTCCCTCTCGTCACTAGTCGGAGGCTTCCTACCGACCTCCGGGCCGGGATGGGGACGCGAGGCAAGAGGGAAAACTTACGCCAATCAGAGAGCCCGTTTCAAATCTCTTCTATACCACAACCACTCAGCGCGGCCCTTTCAAGATTATGCAAATAGTTTAGTGGTGCCTCTCCAGATCAGGCGGGGCGAACCCGCGGGTTGGCTCCCCAATCCCGGACGGCCAGAGGCGGGAGAAAGCGCCCCCTGGTGGACGTCGTGAAATGACGCTGTCTCTTGCGCCCCCTGGTGGAAACCGCGTAGTCAGCTGAACCCAGGCCCCGCAGATTCGAGTCACTCTATTCAGCCCTTCACTTACCAGACCGTGGGGATAAAACGGCAATCAGGTCTTGAGATCAAGGGTTCTGCAGATGGGACATTGGAGCAGAGTTTTGGAAGGCTTAAGAGTAAGCCAGGAGAAGAACGAGGATGGTCATTCCTGGAGGAAGGAATTGCAAGATCGAAAGTACAGAGGTATCCAGGGAGGATATTCTTGGAGACGCAAGCCAGTATGGACGCAATCTCCAGGTCAGGGCTACCTGAAAATGGAGTAAAGCAGTAGGTGGCAAATCTAAGTCCTGATAAACTAATTTATCTTTGGGATGCCATGCTCCCGGCCGCCGCCGAGTGGCGGTGTGCACCCAGCTCTCCGCCCCCGACCCAGGGCACTTGCTGCAGAAGAGGCCGATCACATCACACCCCTCGTGCACAAATACGCTGGTGGTTTCTTATGTAGTAAGCGCACGCATGACACGGTCACCAGAACCCGTACTCGACGGTCACCCACACGTTTATGTCAAGGACATCCACGCGACGTGCGGTGGCTGTCCCGGGGCGATCAAACGCCCGGTGGGGGCTATCAACCGACCCAAGCGTTCACTCCCAGGTTCTGCCGGGGACTCATCCCGGCAGAACCAGTCAGCTTCGAGTCTTCTACCCCTTTGGGGGCGGCAACTGGCCGGGCGCAGAGAGGGTTAATCCTGTGACGTCATAGCCAGagccttcctccttccctgcctTCATCAGTTCCCGCCCCCCTTAACCCtccagtttgggcttccctgcctCCCCGCTCAGCTCCTAGACCCGGGACTAGCCGGCCGCGGACCCGATTCCCTGTCTGGCTCCCTTCTGAGACCTCGGGCAGGACGGGGAGGGGGAAGTGAAAGGGGTCCTGAGTCCGCATTGAGGCCAGGTCCGGGGAAGGAAGAGGGTGTCTTCGCGAGACGACAGTTCTCGCCCCCCTCCGAAGCCTCCCCCAGCACCATGGGGGCTCCGCATAGGGCCGGGATCCCAGGACCGCTCGGAGAACAGGGAGGACTCAGGAGCAGACGGCGAGCGCGGAGACTCGGGGGCGCGGGCCAGGTCGCCTCCCCACTTGTGCACCAGTGCCCCGCTCCCCGCCGAGGGTCACCGCCCCCCTTGCCGCCGCCTCGCGCCGCCCCCGCGCTGTCCTCGGCCCCGCCCTCTCGCTCTAGGTCCCTCCTTCCTTGACCCTcgtccctccctttctccctcctcccgaCACCTCCTCCTCCAGACTCGCTCCCGGCGCCGCTAAGTTTCTCCGCTCCGCACCGTGAGCGCT comes from Muntiacus reevesi chromosome 18, mMunRee1.1, whole genome shotgun sequence and encodes:
- the ACBD4 gene encoding acyl-CoA-binding domain-containing protein 4 isoform X2, whose translation is MGTENESPEPDCQKQFQAAVSVIQNLPKDGSYRPSYEEMLRFYSYYKQATMGPCLIPQPGFWDPIGRYKWEAWNSLGQMSREEAMSAYITEMKLVAQKVIDTVPLGEVAEDVFGYFKPLYQVIPDMPRPPETFLRRVTGWKEQVLNGDAEAAPEPRCLPKEPAPPSPESQPPRDQDSEVFCDSVEQLEPELVGEAQRGAVGGETDTRNSPEPPAERGRLEGPLLGPQELDSWLVRTVRALQDSMRDVQGRLQRLESMPAPAEQMPPPSARPWPLRLSGPTLIFFFLWPFIVQWLFRQFRTQKR
- the ACBD4 gene encoding acyl-CoA-binding domain-containing protein 4 isoform X1, encoding MGTENESPEPDCQKQFQAAVSVIQNLPKDGSYRPSYEEMLRFYSYYKQATMGPCLIPQPGFWDPIGRYKWEAWNSLGQMSREEAMSAYITEMKLVAQKVIDTVPLGEVAEDVFGYFKPLYQVIPDMPRPPETFLRRVTGWKEQVLNGDAEAAPEPRCLPKEPAPPSPESQPPRDQDSEVFCDSVEQLEPELVGEAQRGAVGGETDTRNSPEPPAERGRLEGPLLGPQELDSWLVRTVRALQDSMRDVQGRLQRLESMPAPAEQQMPPPSARPWPLRLSGPTLIFFFLWPFIVQWLFRQFRTQKR